The genomic segment ACGTCAACCTGATCTTCACCAACTAAAATGGTAAATTCATTTGAAGTTGAAATAACCTCATTGATAATGATTCCTTCCCAAGCTAAACGCTGGAAAATGAAATAGTAAATACCAGGAACTACAATGTTTTCTTTTGGTAATTTAACCGTGATCGAAGCCAGATTATCTAATTTTTGAATTAGTTTTTCTCTCATAAAGTGTTTTTCAACTAAATGATTAACACTGCTGCTTACTACAATATTAGTTTCGTTTACACCACGAGATGAAGTGTAAAAAATATCAGATAAAGCATTGATATCAGAAATCAAATCAGCTTGTTTGTTTAAAACAGTTTCTGAAGCTGCGAAAGTGTAATCTGTAAGCTCAGATCTTACTGTAATTTCGCCAATATTCTTGATTACTTTATTGATTTTGTGGTTTAATTTAAAATCTAATTCTTCGGTTAATCGTTTCAACGACATTACAACGGCGCCTTGTTTTACTTCTTTACCAAACTCATTTTCAAGCTCGGTCATAATGTTCCGAGAAAGAGAAGTCAGGTTGATAATCCCGAGAGATAAAGCATTTAAAAGAAAGGGTTTTGTTTTGATGTAATTTTCGACGATGGAAGAAACGGTTTTCATAATTTTTTTTCTTTTTTTTTGTAACGTAATTGGGTTGGTTTAGTTAATTTGATGTTATAAATCTTTGCAAAGATAAATAAAAAAACAATTTGTTACAATTATAACAAGAAAAAATTATGTTAAAAATGATAAAATGCGTCTGTAAGATGTTCAATTGCAAATGATTCCCCGTTTTTATGGATCGCAACGATGTCAAAACGAATATTTAAATCGTCACAAAAATCCTTTTCCCTATAGTTTATGTAGGCATTTACTGCTTTTATTAGGAGTTGAATTTTTTTTGGCTTCACAAAATCCTGCGGAGAACCAAAATCTAAACTCGATCTTGTCTTCACTTCTACGATTGCCAAAACTTCATCTTTTTGTGCAATAATATCTATTTCGGCTTTTTGAAAAACCCAGTTTCTTTCTAAAATTTCATACCCATTTTCTTCGAGATGATTTACTGCAAGTTCTTCTCCTTTTTTGCCAAGTTCGTTATGTTCTGCCATGTTTAGTTTTTCAGTCTCAGTGACGGTTTTCAGTTTCTTAAAATAAAAAACGCAAAGGCACAAAGAATTAAACTTTGCGGCTTTGCGTCTCTGCGAGATTTTATGTGTGGTATTTAAGAGACTTTCTTAAATTGAATTGTTGTTATTTCTGAAAAGTAACCGTACTTCCAGCTGCATTTACATCAATAGAAATAGTACTTCCCATAACTAAAGCGCGATTATCCTGAATATGCCCGGCTGGGAAATTAAAGATTACCGGAATATTGTATTTTTTGGTAACATCGTCAATAATTTCAAGAGCATTTTTCCCCCACGGAACTTCGTTGTCTTTCATTTTCGTCATTCCGCCAATAATGATTCCTTTTAAATTTTCGATGCAGCCATTGCGTCGTAAATTCATCATCATACGATCAATATGATAAAGATATTCATCTAAATCTTCGATAAATAAAATCTTATCCTTGCAGTCAATTGCCGATGGAGAACCTAATAAACTATATAAAATAGAAAGATTTCCTCCAACTAATTCACCAGTTGCTTTACCAAAACGATTCATGCTGCTTGGTTCAATAGAATAGGAAAGAGGTTCGCCAAACAAACTTGATTTCATAGAACTAATCGCTGCCGCAGTTGCACGTGGAATTGTAACCGGCATAGCCCCATGAATCGATTTATAACCCATTGTATTTAAATGATTGTGTAAAACCGTTACGTCGCTAAAACCGATAATCCATTTTGGGTGTTGTTTGAATTTTGTAAAATCCAACAGATCCAGCATTCTCACAGTTCCGTAACCGCCGCGAACGCACCAAATCGCTTTTATATTTGGGTTATCTAATTGTTTTTGAAAATCGGCAGCACGCTGTTCGTCAGTTCCGGCCAATTGATGATAATCAAGTCCAATTGTACTGCCAATAACAGCTTCTAAACCCCAGCTTTTAAGCAAATCTATTGTAGGTTTTAAGTTGTCGTCGATATTTTTTCTGGCCGTTGCCAAAAGAGCTACAGTATCTCCTTTTTGTAAATAAGGTGGTGTTATCATGTTTTGTTGGGATTGACAGTTGAATGATTGTAAAGCAAAAATAAGAAATGCCAGTTTAGCACGATTAAAATATTTTGTGATAGTAAGGAAGCTTTTCATAATATCTTTTGCTTATTTGAATGTTGAGATTAACAAATATAAATTATTTACTCAAGTAAATTATTGAAAATTCTTACAATTTATTTAAATTGAGCCCTTAAATTTTTAAAGTTATGCAAATTATTAAATTTCACTTTTGTTTACTCGCCTTTTTTATAATTTCTGTCTCAACTGCACAATCAAAAAAATATATAATCCATACCGCAGCATTTTACAATTTCGAGAATCTTTTTGATATCAATAATGATCCAAATAAAAATGATGACGAATGGACTCCAACAGGCGCTCAGCATTGGACAAAAGAAAAATACGAACAAAAACTAAAAAATCTTTGCCAGAGTAATTGCTGAAATTGGAACTCCTGAAAATTCAAATGCTCCAGTATTATTAGGCTGTTCCGAGATTGAAAACAGAGGCGTTCTCGAAGATTTAATAAAACAAGACAAAGATTTCCGGATACGATTACGGAATCATTCATTTTGATTCGCCGGATCAACGTGGAATTGATGTTGCGCTTTTGTATCAAAAGAAATATTTCAGACCTACTTCTTACTCAAATATTCCGTTGTTGATTTACAAAAACAAAGCAATTCTTGAGGAAAATAACAATGAAGATTTAGGCGATGTTGAAATCAAAATTGATACTAAAAACCGAGTTTTTACGAGAGATCAGCTTTTGGTTTCGGGATTTTTAGAAGATGAAGAAATACATGTTATTGTCAATCACTGGCCATCGAGATCTGGCGGAGAAAAAGCCAGTAAGTCCTATTTCGGGAAGCAGCAGGAAGATTGAACAGAAAAATTATAGATTCTTTACAGCAAATAAATCCAAATGCGAAAGTACTAACCATGGGAGATTTAAATGACGGACCTTTTAATAAAAGCTATAAAAATTGCATTGGGAACAAAAGGCAAAAAAAGCGGACGTTCCTGAATTTGGCGTTTATAATCCTTTTGAAGAAATGGCTGAATAAAGGAATGGGAACTTTAGCCTTATAGAGATTCCTGGGATATTTTTGATCAAATCATAATCACGACAACTTCTTTTATTGAACCTGATTTTTCCAGTTATAAATTTTGGAAAGCGGGCATTTTCAAGAGACCTTATCTTAATTCAGACTTCTGGAAGCATATAAAGGTTATCCGTTGCGGAATACTTTGGCAGAAGCTGGTTTTAGTGATCATTTTCCGGTTTATATTTATTTGATAAAAGAATTTAAATTGGTAGAGACGCACCGCAGTATGTCTCGCTTGTATAATCAAAACCTATAAGACGCACTGCGGTGCATCTCTACAAATTCATTATCTTAGCTACTCACAAATTTTGAATAAAAATGGCTATAGCAAAACCTTTCAACTTAACTAAATGGATTGACGAAAACCGTCATTTACTAAAACCGCCAGTTGGAAATAAAAATCTTTACGTAGATTCTGGGGATTATATTGTAATGATTGTGGCGGGACCAAATGCAAGAAAAGATTATCATTATAACGAAACAGAAGAACTTTTTTATCAGCTAGAAGGAAGTATTAAGGTTGTCATTCAGGAAGATGGACAGCGTAAAGAAATGGAATTAAATGCAGGCGATATGTATCTGCATCCTGCAAAAGTGCCACATTCTCCTGTTCGTTCAGAAGGTTCGATCGGACTTGTTATAGAAAGAAAACGTGCCGGACAAGGTTTTACAGATGGTTTACTTTGGCATTGCGACAATTGTAATCATAAATTGTATGAAGTGTATTTTGAACTTCATAATATCGAAAAAGATTTCCTTCCTCATTTTGAACATTTCTACAATTCAGAAGAATTAAGAACGTGCGATAATTGTGGAACTGTTATGGAAACTGATCCTAGATTTATGGCTAAGAAATAATCTTTTCATTCAACTAAAATATTAAACCAGACAGGTTTTAAAGACCTGTCTGGTTTAATATTACTTTTTGTAAGAAATTATAATATTTACAATCGTTTTTGATATATATTTGTATCATAAATGAATTAAAAAATTCTCAATTATGATACAAGAGGTAATTGCATATAAAAATATAGTTGAAAATATTGAAGGTTTAATAGATAACTCTCCTTATAAAAAGAACTATATTATTGAAAAAATTGGGATACCCAGTCCAACATTTTATCGAAAATTAAAAACACAGTCTTTTACTCCTGACGAAGTTTTATCAATTGCAAAAATACTTTCTCCTGAAGAAAATTATATGTTGGAATTGAAGGCGGATATTGAGCAAGGTAAAGTTGAGATATAAAAAATGGAGACTTTATAACGCATGAAGAAATGTTGGATAAACTGAAGAGAAAGAAAATCTTAAAATATAAGATATATCTATTGGTTTTTGCCGATTATTATAAAAAGCTAATCAATTCGATATTAATCTTGTGTAGCTTCATAATATAATGTAATATTTCTCGAAATGACAATACTTCG from the Flavobacterium sp. genome contains:
- a CDS encoding YraN family protein, whose protein sequence is MAEHNELGKKGEELAVNHLEENGYEILERNWVFQKAEIDIIAQKDEVLAIVEVKTRSSLDFGSPQDFVKPKKIQLLIKAVNAYINYREKDFCDDLNIRFDIVAIHKNGESFAIEHLTDAFYHF
- a CDS encoding LD-carboxypeptidase encodes the protein MITPPYLQKGDTVALLATARKNIDDNLKPTIDLLKSWGLEAVIGSTIGLDYHQLAGTDEQRAADFQKQLDNPNIKAIWCVRGGYGTVRMLDLLDFTKFKQHPKWIIGFSDVTVLHNHLNTMGYKSIHGAMPVTIPRATAAAISSMKSSLFGEPLSYSIEPSSMNRFGKATGELVGGNLSILYSLLGSPSAIDCKDKILFIEDLDEYLYHIDRMMMNLRRNGCIENLKGIIIGGMTKMKDNEVPWGKNALEIIDDVTKKYNIPVIFNFPAGHIQDNRALVMGSTISIDVNAAGSTVTFQK
- a CDS encoding 3-hydroxyanthranilate 3,4-dioxygenase gives rise to the protein MAIAKPFNLTKWIDENRHLLKPPVGNKNLYVDSGDYIVMIVAGPNARKDYHYNETEELFYQLEGSIKVVIQEDGQRKEMELNAGDMYLHPAKVPHSPVRSEGSIGLVIERKRAGQGFTDGLLWHCDNCNHKLYEVYFELHNIEKDFLPHFEHFYNSEELRTCDNCGTVMETDPRFMAKK